A region of the Romboutsia hominis genome:
CTTGTCCTATATATTCAATAGTAGAAGTAAAAGATAAAGACAAAACTACTATAAAAATAGATGAGGATATATGTCTAGGATGTGGAGTGTGTGCAAGAAGCTGTCCTAAAAAATGTATACATCTAAAAAAGCGAAAAGAAAAAATAATAACTCCAGCATCATCAGCTCATAGAGTGGTACTTATGGCTATTGAAAAAGGACAATTACAAAATTTAATATTTGATAAAGGAGCGCTTCATAGTCACAGAGCTATGGCTTCAATACTTTCTAGTATACTTAAGCTATCTCCTATACATAAAGCTATGGCAAGTGATCAGATGAAATCTATATATTTAGATAGATTACTTAGAGTAAAAAAATAAAAATTATACTTAGTAATCTTAAGATTATTACTTAAAATAAAAGAAAAAATAGATATAATTATTATATAAATAAAAGGGTAAGGGGATAAGGTAAATGCAAAAATCAAAAGTATATTTTACTAATTTAAGAACAGACCAAAATACAAGTTTACTTATGAAATTAGAAAATCTTATAAAAAAAGCAGGGATAGAAAACATTGACTTTAATGGAAAATTTAGTGCTATTAAAATACATTTTGGAGAACCTGGAAATCTTGCATATTTAAGACCAAACTATTCTAAGGTAGTTGTAGATTTAATAAAGAAAAATGGAGGAAAGCCATTTTTAACAGATTGCAATACTTTATATGTAGGAAGAAGAAAAAATGCACTAGAACATTTAGATGCAGCATATGAAAATGGATACAATCCATTTACAACAGGATGTCATATAATAATAGGTGATGGGCTTAAAGGAACAGATGAAGTCAATGTTAAAATAGATAAAGAGTACATAAAAGAGGCAAAAATAGGTCAGGCAATAATGGATGCTGATATAATAATATCTATGAATCACTTTAAAGGTCATGAATCAACAGGATTTGGTGGTGCGCTTAAAAATATAGGTATGGGGTGTGGTTCTAGAGCAGGTAAAATGGAAATGCACTGTAGTGGTAAGCCTAAAATTAAAGAAATAAAATGTGTATCTTGTGGTGCCTGTAAAAAAGTATGTGCACATGATGCTATTAGTTTTAACGAAAGCAAAAAAGCAGCTATAAATCATGATAAATGTGTAGGATGTGGTAGATGTATAGGAAATTGTAATTTTGATGCAGTAGGTACTACAACATTTGAAGCTAATGATATATTAAATAAAAAGATAGCAGAGTATACTTATGCAGTACTTAAAGATAGACAACATTTTCATATAAGTTTTGTAATAGATGTAAGTCCTAATTGTGATTGTCATTTTGAAAATGATTTAGCTATAATACCTGATGTAGGTATATTTGCATCATTTGATCCAGTAGCACTTGATATGGCTTGTGTAGATATGGCAAATAAACAAAGTGTAATAAGTGGAAGTTATTTAGATGAGAAAAAACATAATACACACGATCATTTTATAAATACACACCCTGAAACTAATTGGGAAGTATGTGTTGACCATAGTGTAAGTCTTGGTATAGGAAATAAAGAATATGAATTAATAGAAGTATAAAACAATAAACTAGCTTAAAGTCTATACTAGATTTGAGCTAGTTTTTTATTTTATTAATTCTTATATATACAAAATAAATGATAAAATTAAATATTTTAAGATAATTATATAAAAAACTATTTACTCTAACATAATGTTATAGAATAGAATTTCATTAGGAGGTGTAAAAATGTATAAAATAAGTGAAGTATCAAAATTAACAGGCATAAGTGTAAGAATGTTACACCACTATGATAGTATAGGTATATTAAGTCCAAGTAGAGAAAATGAATCTAACTATAGATATTACAGTGAAGATGATATATTAAGACTTTATCAAATACTAGTATTTAAGGAATTAGACTTTAAATTAAGCGAAATAAAAAATATATTAGATGATAAAAATTTTGATATAGAAAATGCCTTAAGGGTACAAAGAAAACTTATAATGAAAAAGAAAGAAAGGCTAGAAAATATAATAGATTCTATTGATGAAACAATAAAAAATTTAGGAGAGAATAATATGAGTAAAAAGAATTTTAACGCTTTTAGTTATGATGATATTAAAAAGCATGAAGAAAAGTACAAAGAAGAGACAGAAAGAAGATATAAAGATAGTGATGCTTATAAAGAAAGTAGGGAAAAGACATCAAAGTATTCAAAAGAAGACTGGGAAAAAATAAGTGAAGAAGCTAATAATATATATATTGAGCTAGCAAATTTAATGGATAAAAATCCAGATGATGAAGAAGTTCAAGTATTAGTACAAAAATGGAGAGATCATATAAGCAATAATTACTATAACTGTACGGTAGAAATATTTAGAGGATTAGCTCTTATGTATGTAGCAGATGAAAGATTTACTAAAAATATAGATAAGTATAAAGAAGGGCTTGCTAAATTTTTAAGTGATGCTATGAATGTTTATTGTGATAATAAAAAGTAGTGATAATTTTAAAATACTAAAAATATTAATAAATAAAATGTTTGTTGACAAATAATGCATAAATATATACTATTTATATTGAAAAAAGAATTATTAAATTTAGAAATTAAGCCATGAAGGTTTACACGAATAATATAAGTGTATCTTCATGGTTTTTGTTTTTGGGGGAGAAAACTTATGAAAACTTGGGAAGAAGTAATCAAATTTCATGGACATGAATGTCCAGGGCTAGCTATAGGGTATTTAGCTTCTAAAGGAGCTAAAGAATACTTAGAATTAGAATTTTCTGAGGATGAAGAGATTGTTTGTATAGCTGAAAATGATGCATGTGGATTAGATGCAATACAATTAATGCTTGGATGTACTATAGGTAAGGGGAATTTACTTATAAGACTTAGAGGAAAAAGTGTTTATCATTTTTATAATAGAAAAAATAATAAATCTGTTAGAATGTCATTAAAAAACAAAAGTAAGAACTTATCAAGAGAGGAATATAAAAATTTTTTGATAAAGGCTGATCCAAAAGATTTATTTGAATTTAAACCAACTAATATAAAACTTCCAGAAAAGGCTAGATTATTTTTATCCGATACTTGTGAAATATGTAAAGAGAAATCATCGGAACAATTTATAAGACTTCAAGAGGGAAAGAAGGTTTGCTTAGATTGTTACAGTGATTATAAAAGATTTTTTTAGATATTACTAAGATGGAAATAATTTATCAAATGGAGGAGATATTCTATGAATCAAGTACAGTTTTTTGATAGTATAGCAAAAGATTGGGACAACATAATAGAAGTAAATGAATTAAAAATAAATACTCTTTTATCTAAGATAAATATTAAAGATAATCAAAGTATATTAGATGTAGGAACAGGAACTGGCGTATTAATACCTTTTTTAAAAAAATTAAATAAAACTGGATTTATAAAAGGTGTTGATATATCTATTCAAATGCTAGGTATAGCAAAAGAAAAGTTTAAGGATACTAAAAATTTATCTTTTGAGGTATTAAATGTTGAAAACGATAAGGTATATGAAAAGTTTGATAAAATAATTTTATATTCAATGTTTCCACATTTACAAAATAAAACGTTAACTATTAAGTCATTAGTAGAAAATAATTTA
Encoded here:
- a CDS encoding DUF362 domain-containing protein, encoding MQKSKVYFTNLRTDQNTSLLMKLENLIKKAGIENIDFNGKFSAIKIHFGEPGNLAYLRPNYSKVVVDLIKKNGGKPFLTDCNTLYVGRRKNALEHLDAAYENGYNPFTTGCHIIIGDGLKGTDEVNVKIDKEYIKEAKIGQAIMDADIIISMNHFKGHESTGFGGALKNIGMGCGSRAGKMEMHCSGKPKIKEIKCVSCGACKKVCAHDAISFNESKKAAINHDKCVGCGRCIGNCNFDAVGTTTFEANDILNKKIAEYTYAVLKDRQHFHISFVIDVSPNCDCHFENDLAIIPDVGIFASFDPVALDMACVDMANKQSVISGSYLDEKKHNTHDHFINTHPETNWEVCVDHSVSLGIGNKEYELIEV
- a CDS encoding MerR family transcriptional regulator, whose protein sequence is MYKISEVSKLTGISVRMLHHYDSIGILSPSRENESNYRYYSEDDILRLYQILVFKELDFKLSEIKNILDDKNFDIENALRVQRKLIMKKKERLENIIDSIDETIKNLGENNMSKKNFNAFSYDDIKKHEEKYKEETERRYKDSDAYKESREKTSKYSKEDWEKISEEANNIYIELANLMDKNPDDEEVQVLVQKWRDHISNNYYNCTVEIFRGLALMYVADERFTKNIDKYKEGLAKFLSDAMNVYCDNKK
- a CDS encoding FmdE family protein, producing MKTWEEVIKFHGHECPGLAIGYLASKGAKEYLELEFSEDEEIVCIAENDACGLDAIQLMLGCTIGKGNLLIRLRGKSVYHFYNRKNNKSVRMSLKNKSKNLSREEYKNFLIKADPKDLFEFKPTNIKLPEKARLFLSDTCEICKEKSSEQFIRLQEGKKVCLDCYSDYKRFF
- a CDS encoding class I SAM-dependent methyltransferase, with product MNQVQFFDSIAKDWDNIIEVNELKINTLLSKINIKDNQSILDVGTGTGVLIPFLKKLNKTGFIKGVDISIQMLGIAKEKFKDTKNLSFEVLNVENDKVYEKFDKIILYSMFPHLQNKTLTIKSLVENNLKENGQLMIAHSNSREFLNNMHKEKDETVKNDRLICVKKQKSLFEDVGLNVSEAFENDEIYYLIIDKN